A stretch of the Takifugu flavidus isolate HTHZ2018 chromosome 1, ASM371156v2, whole genome shotgun sequence genome encodes the following:
- the adat3 gene encoding probable inactive tRNA-specific adenosine deaminase-like protein 3, whose translation MSNEEHIGLMEPQPKRWKGPMCVTEDSWVAYPVLSDEESQDIEMIEAFAAPIVDKKETSRLVRELGSIHPLNGLEHLKRVRAVKDKASPHSLEVLLCLVHDAPNTEAPVSIDSLLSSAVSSEGLGQPFVVNVPARAPLTRPQFELVSKQWPTSFHEDKQVTLALKGELFSPEQKARMQSYMMSAVAAAEAGKELGMEAVGAAMVDPSTETVVAVGHDCRADHPLHHAAMVCIDLVARSQGGGCYRFDRYPSCSFTPPDSDVTAQPYICTGYDLYVTREPCLMCAMALVHSRIGRIFYGTGSADGAFGTKYKLHSQKDLNHRFEVYKGVLGRQCEELKK comes from the exons ATGTCGAATGAG GAGCACATTGGATTGATGGAGCCACAGCCGAAACGCTGGAAGGGCCCAATGTGCGTCACGGAGGACTCCTGGGTTGCTTATCCTGTGCTGTCGGATGAAGAGTCTCAAGACATCGAGATGATCGAGGCATTCGCCGCACCCATCGTTGACAAAAAGGAGACATCGCGCTTAGTCCGGGAGCTCGGTAGCATCCACCCCTTGAATGGCCTTGAGCACTTGAAGCGGGTGCGTGCCGTTAAGGACAAAGCCAGCCCTCACTCTCTGGAGGTCCTGCTGTGCCTTGTTCACGATGCTCCAAACACTGAGGCGCCGGTCAGCATAGACTCGCTGCTTTCCAGTGCCGTCAGTTCTGAGGGGTTGGGCCAGCCGTTTGTGGTTAACGTCCCGGCTCGTGCACCTTTGACCCGACCCCAGTTTGAGCTGGTGAGCAAACAGTGGCCGACCTCTTTCCACGAGGACAAACAGGTAACTTTAGCTTTGAAAGGGGAGCTCTTCAGCCCAGAGCAGAAGGCCAGGATGCAGTCATACATGATGTccgctgtggctgcagctgaagcgGGGAAAGAACTGGGAATGGAGGCAGTTGGTGCGGCGATGGTTGACCCATCCACAGAGACCGTCGTAGCGGTGGGCCACGATTGCAGAGCGGACCACCCCCTACATCACGCAGCGATGGTCTGTATTGATCTGGTGGCTCGCAGCCAGGGAGGCGGCTGCTACCGTTTCGACAGATACCCGTCTTGCAGCTTCACACCACCGGACTCTGATGTGACAGCTCAGCCGTACATCTGCACCGGGTATGACCTGTATGTGACCAGAGAACCTTGCCTCATGTGCGCCATGGCCCTGGTTCACTCTAGGATAGGCCGGATCTTTTACGGAACAGGCTCAGCTGACGGGGCTTTTGGTACCAAATATAAACTGCATTCACAGAAGGATTTAAACCATCGCTTTGAGGTTTATAAAGGAGTTCTAGGCAGGCAGTGTGAGGAACTgaaaaaatga
- the alkbh6 gene encoding alpha-ketoglutarate-dependent dioxygenase alkB homolog 6, whose product MRLRKKKTNRTNSFGSLTDFISEQEETYLQQQVYKSPKPKWTQLSGRRLQNWGGLPHPKGMLAEKIPDWLQKYCEKISSLGAFGGKTANHILVNEYKPGEGIMPHEDGPLYYPTITTISLGSHTLLDFYTPVGSMQGDAPQTEENRFLFSLLVKPRSLLILQDDMYQRLLHGIRPCDQDTLTEKAVNLLAAGTQPGEILTRSTRISLTIRHVPNVMKAKLLLGRK is encoded by the exons ATGAGATTaaggaaaaagaagacaaacagaacaaactCGTTCGGATCTTTAACAG ATTTCATATCGGAACAGGAGGAGACCTACCTTCAACAGCAGGTGTACAAGTCTCCAAAGCCTAAATGGACTCAACTGTCAGGCAGAAGGCTTCAGAACTGGGGAGGGTTGCCACATCCCAAAGGTATGCTGGCAGAAAAGATACCCGACTGGCTCCAGAAATACTGCGAGAAGATTTCCTCTTTGGGTGCTTTTGGTGGAAAAACTGCCAATCACATTCTGGTAAATGAGTATAAACCAGGAGAGGGGATCATGCCTCATGAAGACGGTCCTCTGTACTaccccaccatcaccacaatCAGCTTGGGGTCTCATACGCTCCTCGATTTCTACACACCTGTCGGAAGCATGCAAGGCGATGCGCCACAGACGGAGGAGAACcgcttcctcttctccttgtTGGTCAAGCCTCGCAGTCTTCTCATCCTGCAGGATGACATGTACCAGAGGCTCCTCCACGGCATCCGGCCCTGCGACCAGGATACTCTGACCGAGAAGGCGGTGAACCTTTTAGCTGCTGGGACTCAACCTGGAGAAATCCTGACCAGGTCCACCCGCATATCACTGACCATACGACACGTGCCCAATGTCATGAAGGCCAAGCTGTTATTGGGGAGGAAATGA